The proteins below come from a single Malus domestica chromosome 03, GDT2T_hap1 genomic window:
- the LOC103421738 gene encoding probable LRR receptor-like serine/threonine-protein kinase At3g47570 isoform X1 codes for MSSSFRSNLYRKTKTTTIKERSRFLLSKMLSMIQCLCYIYMMIVANYLTAGALAIAHTNFSTDQSALLALKAHVTTDPQNILTANWSSASNSNICNWVGVTCGARHHRVTALNLPYMGLAGVIPPHLGNLSFLVELGLQNNSFHGPLPQELSRLRRLKAINFGNNSFMGTIPSWFGSFAKLQTIKLYDNDFSGFIPAAIFNLSALENIYLMRNQLSGSIPREIGNLTVVKGIYLDDNKFKELPNEIGNLGQLEEFYVQDNALKGSAFVPALNISSLTTLALSGNNMSGSLPDNICEHLSSIQRFYLGQNQFDGLIPSKLWQCKELRVVSFEYNNFRGSIPKSLGNLTYLTTINFIVNNLEGTIPDEIGDLSQLEVLQLSANNLNGVIPSKLFNNSMIRIISLTLNQLSGGLPANIGLNVPNLEFFLVSTNKLVAGPLPNFSNASKLRVLDMDTNSFTGFLPSTLCSLENLEILFLFWNHLTIDASTLSCLFNLRNLTKLDLGGNPLNTTIPAFRGNLSTPLTYFDLSISNIRGNIPVDIANLSSLIELHLEINQLSGLIPTSIQRLKNLQGLFLYDNKLQGHIPYELCQLNNLAELGLSHNRLSGSIPSCLGALAVALRNLSLESNLLTSRIPSSLWELKYVLHLNLSYNSLVGPLSEDIGKLKDVVDIDLSNNHFSGNIPGSIGGLQNMINLSLANNYLQGPIPTSFKTLLSLEFLDLSNNNLSGVIPKSLEALLYLKHLNLSFNKLQGEIPTGGPFGNFFADSFVSNGALCGASRLHVPLCKNITKVKPNWRKAKYIISGVILVILLAAAALILILCNKRNVEVVRETASLHQVLWRRVSRLELVDATNGFHESNLLGTGGFGSVYRGTLSYGIDIAVKVFNLQVEGAFKSFDRECEMLSNIRHRNLIKIISCCDELDFKALILQLMPNGSLEKWLYSPNRSMNILQRLDVMKDVALALEYLHHGYSVPIVHCDVKPSNILLDDDMVAHVADFGIARLIGSGDSMTETMTLATVGYMAPEFGMEGSVSTRGDVYSFGIVLMETFTKRKPTDEMFVGEMNLKQWIADSLFADATIGEVVDADILGAEEDGDFVSRRDCLSSVMRLALACSATLPGERITMKDAAITLTKIKTKYLKDCGGVNS; via the exons ATGAGTTCTAGTTTTCGATCGAATTTATACCGAAAGACGAAAACTACTACAATTAAGGAGAGAAGTCGTTTCCTACTATCAAAGATGTTGTCGATGATACAATGCTTGTGTTATATCTATATGATGATTGTGGCTAATTACTTAACTGCAGGAGCATTAGCAAtagctcataccaatttcagcACAGATCAATCTGCGCTTCTTGCTCTCAAGGCTCACGTCACTACTGACCCTCAAAACATCTTGACCGCCAACTGGTCCTCTGCCTCCAATTCCAACATTTGCAACTGGGTTGGCGTTACCTGCGGTGCTCGCCACCACAGAGTCACGGCCTTAAATCTCCCTTACATGGGTCTTGCCGGAGTTATTCCTCCGCATCTTGGCAACCTCTCATTTCTCGTTGAGTTGGGCCTTCAGAATAATAGTTTTCATGGTCCCCTACCGCAAGAACTGTCTCGTTTGCGCCGGTTGAAGGCGATTAACTTTGGAAACAACAGCTTTATGGGAACCATTCCTTCGTGGTTTGGGTCCTTTGCTAAACTTCAAACCATCAAATTGTACGATAATGACTTCTCTGGTTTCATACCCGCTGCTATCTTCAACTTATCTGCACTCGAAAACATTTACCTGATGAGGAACCAACTATCGG GTAGCATACCCAGAGAAATAGGCAACTTAACAGTGGTGAAGGGCATATACCTTGACGACAACAAGTTCAAAG AACTTCCGAACGAGATAGGCAATTTAGGTCAGCTGGAGGAGTTCTATGTGCAGGACAATGCCCTTAAAGGCTCTGCTTTTGTGCCTGCCCTCAACATATCTTCTTTGACTACTTTGGCTCTATCCGGAAACAACATGAGTGGCAGTCTTCCGGACAATATATGTGAGCATCTTTCGAGTATTCAACGATTTTATTTGGGTCAAAACCAGTTTGACGGTCTTATTCCCTCCAAACTGTGGCAATGCAAAGAGCTTCGTGTAGTGTCATTTGAGTATAACAATTTCCGTGGAAGCATACCCAAAAGTCTTGGCAATTTGACCTACTTAACCACGATCAATTTCATAGTCAATAATTTAGAAG GTACAATACCGGATGAGATTGGTGATCTTTCGCAGTTAGAGGTTTTGCAACTGAGTGCTAATAATCTCAATGGCGTCATCCCATCCAAACTCTTCAATAACTCCATGATAAGAATAATATCGCTTACTTTAAATCAGCTCTCAGGTGGCCTCCCAGCAAACATAGGTCTTAACGTTCCAAACCTAGAATTCTTTCTTGTATCCACCAATAAGCTCGTGGCCGGGCCACTCCCTAACTTCTCCAATGCTTCCAAGCTCAGGGTCCTAGACATGGACACAAACTCATTTACCGGGTTTCTTCCTAGCACGCTCTGTTCCTTGGAAAACCTCGAGATTCTTTTCTTGTTCTGGAATCATTTGACGATTGATGCTTCTACTCTCTCTTGCTTGTTTAATCTTAGAAATTTGACAAAATTAGACTTGGGAGGTAATCCATTAAACACCACGATTCCAGCTTTTCGTGGGAATCTCTCTACGCCACTCACATATTTTGATTTAAGCATTTCCAACATAAGGGGTAACATTCCCGTTGATATTGCCAACTTGAGCAGCTTGATAGAACTACATCTGGAAATCAATCAGTTGAGTGGACTAATTCCAACATCAATACAGAGGCTAAAAAATCTCCAAGGTTTGTTTTTGTATGATAACAAACTGCAAGGACATATCCCGTATGAACTCTGTCAACTAAACAACCTAGCCGAGTTAGGTTTGAGTCATAATCGGCTCTCTGGTTCTATTCCTTCCTGCTTGGGTGCTTTGGCAGTAGCTCTAAGAAATCTATCGTTAGAGTCCAATTTGTTAACTTCAAGAATACCATCTTCCTTGTGGGAACTCAAGTATGTACTGCACCTAAACTTGTCATACAATTCTCTGGTTGGACCACTCTCAGAAGACATCGGAAAGTTGAAAGATGTGGTGGATATAGATTTATCAAATAACCACTTCTCCGGAAACATTCCCGGTAGCATTGGTGGCCTTCAAAATATGATTAATTTGTCCTTGGCAAACAATTATTTACAAGGCCCTATTCCCACTTCATTTAAAACCTTGCTAAGCCTAGAATTCTTGGATTTGTCCAACAACAATCTATCGGGAGTGATCCCAAAGTCATTGGAAGCACTCTTGTATCTCAAGCATCTGAATTTGTCTTTCAACAAACTCCAAGGAGAAATTCCAACCGGCGGGCCTTTCGGAAACTTCTTTGCTGATTCATTTGTATCCAACGGTGCGCTCTGCGGTGCTTCCCGACTCCATGTTCCCCTGTGCAAAAATATAACAAAAGTTAAGCCAAATTGGAGGAAAGCTAAATATATCATCTCAGGGGTCATACTAGTAATACTCCTAGCGGCCGCTGCATTGATTCTGATACTATGCAACAAAAGGAATGTCGAAGTTGTAAGAGAAACCGCCTCGCTACATCAAGTTCTTTGGAGAAGAGTTTCGCGCCTAGAACTTGTAGATGCGACAAATGGATTTCACGAGAGTAACTTACTAGGCACAGGGGGTTTTGGCTCAGTATACAGAGGAACACTTTCATACGGGATAGACATCGCCGTCAAGGTTTTCAATTTACAGGTAGAAGGGGCATTCAAAAGTTTTGATAGGGAATGTGAAATGCTAAGCAATATCCGTCACCGGAATCTTATTAAAATCATAAGTTGTTGCGATGAACTTGATTTCAAAGCCCTGATACTTCAATTGATGCCTAATGGAAGCCTCGAAAAGTGGTTGTATTCTCCAAACCGCTCCATGAATATCCTGCAGAGGCTGGACGTAATGAAAGATGTTGCATTGGCACTGGAATATCTTCATCATGGTTACTCGGTACCTATCGTTCATTGTGATGTGAAACCAAGCAATATACTACTAGATGATGATATGGTTGCACATGTTGCTGATTTTGGCATTGCAAGACTCATCGGCAGTGGTGATTCGATGACAGAAACAATGACCCTAGCCACAGTTGGATATATGGCTCCAG AGTTTGGGATGGAAGGAAGCGTTTCGACAAGAGGGGATGTGTATAGTTTTGGTATTGTACTCATGGAGACATTCACAAAAAGGAAGCCAACGGATGAGATGTTTGTTggggaaatgaatttaaagcaATGGATTGCAGATTCATTATTTGCAGATGCTACAATAGGTGAAGTTGTGGATGCCGATATACTTGGGGCGGAGGAAGATGGTGATTTCGTGAGCAGGAGGGATTGCTTATCATCCGTTATGAGATTAGCTTTAGCTTGCTCTGCAACATTGCCAGGAGAGAGGATTACTATGAAAGATGCCGCAATCACACTCACCAAAATCAAGACTAAGTACTTGAAGGACTGTGGAGGAGTGAACTCTTAG
- the LOC103421738 gene encoding probable LRR receptor-like serine/threonine-protein kinase At3g47570 isoform X3 produces MGLAGVIPPHLGNLSFLVELGLQNNSFHGPLPQELSRLRRLKAINFGNNSFMGTIPSWFGSFAKLQTIKLYDNDFSGFIPAAIFNLSALENIYLMRNQLSGSIPREIGNLTVVKGIYLDDNKFKELPNEIGNLGQLEEFYVQDNALKGSAFVPALNISSLTTLALSGNNMSGSLPDNICEHLSSIQRFYLGQNQFDGLIPSKLWQCKELRVVSFEYNNFRGSIPKSLGNLTYLTTINFIVNNLEGTIPDEIGDLSQLEVLQLSANNLNGVIPSKLFNNSMIRIISLTLNQLSGGLPANIGLNVPNLEFFLVSTNKLVAGPLPNFSNASKLRVLDMDTNSFTGFLPSTLCSLENLEILFLFWNHLTIDASTLSCLFNLRNLTKLDLGGNPLNTTIPAFRGNLSTPLTYFDLSISNIRGNIPVDIANLSSLIELHLEINQLSGLIPTSIQRLKNLQGLFLYDNKLQGHIPYELCQLNNLAELGLSHNRLSGSIPSCLGALAVALRNLSLESNLLTSRIPSSLWELKYVLHLNLSYNSLVGPLSEDIGKLKDVVDIDLSNNHFSGNIPGSIGGLQNMINLSLANNYLQGPIPTSFKTLLSLEFLDLSNNNLSGVIPKSLEALLYLKHLNLSFNKLQGEIPTGGPFGNFFADSFVSNGALCGASRLHVPLCKNITKVKPNWRKAKYIISGVILVILLAAAALILILCNKRNVEVVRETASLHQVLWRRVSRLELVDATNGFHESNLLGTGGFGSVYRGTLSYGIDIAVKVFNLQVEGAFKSFDRECEMLSNIRHRNLIKIISCCDELDFKALILQLMPNGSLEKWLYSPNRSMNILQRLDVMKDVALALEYLHHGYSVPIVHCDVKPSNILLDDDMVAHVADFGIARLIGSGDSMTETMTLATVGYMAPEFGMEGSVSTRGDVYSFGIVLMETFTKRKPTDEMFVGEMNLKQWIADSLFADATIGEVVDADILGAEEDGDFVSRRDCLSSVMRLALACSATLPGERITMKDAAITLTKIKTKYLKDCGGVNS; encoded by the exons ATGGGTCTTGCCGGAGTTATTCCTCCGCATCTTGGCAACCTCTCATTTCTCGTTGAGTTGGGCCTTCAGAATAATAGTTTTCATGGTCCCCTACCGCAAGAACTGTCTCGTTTGCGCCGGTTGAAGGCGATTAACTTTGGAAACAACAGCTTTATGGGAACCATTCCTTCGTGGTTTGGGTCCTTTGCTAAACTTCAAACCATCAAATTGTACGATAATGACTTCTCTGGTTTCATACCCGCTGCTATCTTCAACTTATCTGCACTCGAAAACATTTACCTGATGAGGAACCAACTATCGG GTAGCATACCCAGAGAAATAGGCAACTTAACAGTGGTGAAGGGCATATACCTTGACGACAACAAGTTCAAAG AACTTCCGAACGAGATAGGCAATTTAGGTCAGCTGGAGGAGTTCTATGTGCAGGACAATGCCCTTAAAGGCTCTGCTTTTGTGCCTGCCCTCAACATATCTTCTTTGACTACTTTGGCTCTATCCGGAAACAACATGAGTGGCAGTCTTCCGGACAATATATGTGAGCATCTTTCGAGTATTCAACGATTTTATTTGGGTCAAAACCAGTTTGACGGTCTTATTCCCTCCAAACTGTGGCAATGCAAAGAGCTTCGTGTAGTGTCATTTGAGTATAACAATTTCCGTGGAAGCATACCCAAAAGTCTTGGCAATTTGACCTACTTAACCACGATCAATTTCATAGTCAATAATTTAGAAG GTACAATACCGGATGAGATTGGTGATCTTTCGCAGTTAGAGGTTTTGCAACTGAGTGCTAATAATCTCAATGGCGTCATCCCATCCAAACTCTTCAATAACTCCATGATAAGAATAATATCGCTTACTTTAAATCAGCTCTCAGGTGGCCTCCCAGCAAACATAGGTCTTAACGTTCCAAACCTAGAATTCTTTCTTGTATCCACCAATAAGCTCGTGGCCGGGCCACTCCCTAACTTCTCCAATGCTTCCAAGCTCAGGGTCCTAGACATGGACACAAACTCATTTACCGGGTTTCTTCCTAGCACGCTCTGTTCCTTGGAAAACCTCGAGATTCTTTTCTTGTTCTGGAATCATTTGACGATTGATGCTTCTACTCTCTCTTGCTTGTTTAATCTTAGAAATTTGACAAAATTAGACTTGGGAGGTAATCCATTAAACACCACGATTCCAGCTTTTCGTGGGAATCTCTCTACGCCACTCACATATTTTGATTTAAGCATTTCCAACATAAGGGGTAACATTCCCGTTGATATTGCCAACTTGAGCAGCTTGATAGAACTACATCTGGAAATCAATCAGTTGAGTGGACTAATTCCAACATCAATACAGAGGCTAAAAAATCTCCAAGGTTTGTTTTTGTATGATAACAAACTGCAAGGACATATCCCGTATGAACTCTGTCAACTAAACAACCTAGCCGAGTTAGGTTTGAGTCATAATCGGCTCTCTGGTTCTATTCCTTCCTGCTTGGGTGCTTTGGCAGTAGCTCTAAGAAATCTATCGTTAGAGTCCAATTTGTTAACTTCAAGAATACCATCTTCCTTGTGGGAACTCAAGTATGTACTGCACCTAAACTTGTCATACAATTCTCTGGTTGGACCACTCTCAGAAGACATCGGAAAGTTGAAAGATGTGGTGGATATAGATTTATCAAATAACCACTTCTCCGGAAACATTCCCGGTAGCATTGGTGGCCTTCAAAATATGATTAATTTGTCCTTGGCAAACAATTATTTACAAGGCCCTATTCCCACTTCATTTAAAACCTTGCTAAGCCTAGAATTCTTGGATTTGTCCAACAACAATCTATCGGGAGTGATCCCAAAGTCATTGGAAGCACTCTTGTATCTCAAGCATCTGAATTTGTCTTTCAACAAACTCCAAGGAGAAATTCCAACCGGCGGGCCTTTCGGAAACTTCTTTGCTGATTCATTTGTATCCAACGGTGCGCTCTGCGGTGCTTCCCGACTCCATGTTCCCCTGTGCAAAAATATAACAAAAGTTAAGCCAAATTGGAGGAAAGCTAAATATATCATCTCAGGGGTCATACTAGTAATACTCCTAGCGGCCGCTGCATTGATTCTGATACTATGCAACAAAAGGAATGTCGAAGTTGTAAGAGAAACCGCCTCGCTACATCAAGTTCTTTGGAGAAGAGTTTCGCGCCTAGAACTTGTAGATGCGACAAATGGATTTCACGAGAGTAACTTACTAGGCACAGGGGGTTTTGGCTCAGTATACAGAGGAACACTTTCATACGGGATAGACATCGCCGTCAAGGTTTTCAATTTACAGGTAGAAGGGGCATTCAAAAGTTTTGATAGGGAATGTGAAATGCTAAGCAATATCCGTCACCGGAATCTTATTAAAATCATAAGTTGTTGCGATGAACTTGATTTCAAAGCCCTGATACTTCAATTGATGCCTAATGGAAGCCTCGAAAAGTGGTTGTATTCTCCAAACCGCTCCATGAATATCCTGCAGAGGCTGGACGTAATGAAAGATGTTGCATTGGCACTGGAATATCTTCATCATGGTTACTCGGTACCTATCGTTCATTGTGATGTGAAACCAAGCAATATACTACTAGATGATGATATGGTTGCACATGTTGCTGATTTTGGCATTGCAAGACTCATCGGCAGTGGTGATTCGATGACAGAAACAATGACCCTAGCCACAGTTGGATATATGGCTCCAG AGTTTGGGATGGAAGGAAGCGTTTCGACAAGAGGGGATGTGTATAGTTTTGGTATTGTACTCATGGAGACATTCACAAAAAGGAAGCCAACGGATGAGATGTTTGTTggggaaatgaatttaaagcaATGGATTGCAGATTCATTATTTGCAGATGCTACAATAGGTGAAGTTGTGGATGCCGATATACTTGGGGCGGAGGAAGATGGTGATTTCGTGAGCAGGAGGGATTGCTTATCATCCGTTATGAGATTAGCTTTAGCTTGCTCTGCAACATTGCCAGGAGAGAGGATTACTATGAAAGATGCCGCAATCACACTCACCAAAATCAAGACTAAGTACTTGAAGGACTGTGGAGGAGTGAACTCTTAG
- the LOC103421738 gene encoding probable LRR receptor-like serine/threonine-protein kinase At3g47570 isoform X2 has product MSGPWATISSACRWRLEFCSLSLEFDYHGGLQVQACFISKHGALAIAHTNFSTDQSALLALKAHVTTDPQNILTANWSSASNSNICNWVGVTCGARHHRVTALNLPYMGLAGVIPPHLGNLSFLVELGLQNNSFHGPLPQELSRLRRLKAINFGNNSFMGTIPSWFGSFAKLQTIKLYDNDFSGFIPAAIFNLSALENIYLMRNQLSGSIPREIGNLTVVKGIYLDDNKFKELPNEIGNLGQLEEFYVQDNALKGSAFVPALNISSLTTLALSGNNMSGSLPDNICEHLSSIQRFYLGQNQFDGLIPSKLWQCKELRVVSFEYNNFRGSIPKSLGNLTYLTTINFIVNNLEGTIPDEIGDLSQLEVLQLSANNLNGVIPSKLFNNSMIRIISLTLNQLSGGLPANIGLNVPNLEFFLVSTNKLVAGPLPNFSNASKLRVLDMDTNSFTGFLPSTLCSLENLEILFLFWNHLTIDASTLSCLFNLRNLTKLDLGGNPLNTTIPAFRGNLSTPLTYFDLSISNIRGNIPVDIANLSSLIELHLEINQLSGLIPTSIQRLKNLQGLFLYDNKLQGHIPYELCQLNNLAELGLSHNRLSGSIPSCLGALAVALRNLSLESNLLTSRIPSSLWELKYVLHLNLSYNSLVGPLSEDIGKLKDVVDIDLSNNHFSGNIPGSIGGLQNMINLSLANNYLQGPIPTSFKTLLSLEFLDLSNNNLSGVIPKSLEALLYLKHLNLSFNKLQGEIPTGGPFGNFFADSFVSNGALCGASRLHVPLCKNITKVKPNWRKAKYIISGVILVILLAAAALILILCNKRNVEVVRETASLHQVLWRRVSRLELVDATNGFHESNLLGTGGFGSVYRGTLSYGIDIAVKVFNLQVEGAFKSFDRECEMLSNIRHRNLIKIISCCDELDFKALILQLMPNGSLEKWLYSPNRSMNILQRLDVMKDVALALEYLHHGYSVPIVHCDVKPSNILLDDDMVAHVADFGIARLIGSGDSMTETMTLATVGYMAPEFGMEGSVSTRGDVYSFGIVLMETFTKRKPTDEMFVGEMNLKQWIADSLFADATIGEVVDADILGAEEDGDFVSRRDCLSSVMRLALACSATLPGERITMKDAAITLTKIKTKYLKDCGGVNS; this is encoded by the exons ATGTCTGGGCCCTGGGCTACAATATCCTCAGCATGCCGGTGGCGGCTGGAGTTTTGTTCCCTTTCACTGGAATTCGATTACCACGGTGGCTTGCAGGTGCAGGCCTGCTTCATCTCTAAGCATG GAGCATTAGCAAtagctcataccaatttcagcACAGATCAATCTGCGCTTCTTGCTCTCAAGGCTCACGTCACTACTGACCCTCAAAACATCTTGACCGCCAACTGGTCCTCTGCCTCCAATTCCAACATTTGCAACTGGGTTGGCGTTACCTGCGGTGCTCGCCACCACAGAGTCACGGCCTTAAATCTCCCTTACATGGGTCTTGCCGGAGTTATTCCTCCGCATCTTGGCAACCTCTCATTTCTCGTTGAGTTGGGCCTTCAGAATAATAGTTTTCATGGTCCCCTACCGCAAGAACTGTCTCGTTTGCGCCGGTTGAAGGCGATTAACTTTGGAAACAACAGCTTTATGGGAACCATTCCTTCGTGGTTTGGGTCCTTTGCTAAACTTCAAACCATCAAATTGTACGATAATGACTTCTCTGGTTTCATACCCGCTGCTATCTTCAACTTATCTGCACTCGAAAACATTTACCTGATGAGGAACCAACTATCGG GTAGCATACCCAGAGAAATAGGCAACTTAACAGTGGTGAAGGGCATATACCTTGACGACAACAAGTTCAAAG AACTTCCGAACGAGATAGGCAATTTAGGTCAGCTGGAGGAGTTCTATGTGCAGGACAATGCCCTTAAAGGCTCTGCTTTTGTGCCTGCCCTCAACATATCTTCTTTGACTACTTTGGCTCTATCCGGAAACAACATGAGTGGCAGTCTTCCGGACAATATATGTGAGCATCTTTCGAGTATTCAACGATTTTATTTGGGTCAAAACCAGTTTGACGGTCTTATTCCCTCCAAACTGTGGCAATGCAAAGAGCTTCGTGTAGTGTCATTTGAGTATAACAATTTCCGTGGAAGCATACCCAAAAGTCTTGGCAATTTGACCTACTTAACCACGATCAATTTCATAGTCAATAATTTAGAAG GTACAATACCGGATGAGATTGGTGATCTTTCGCAGTTAGAGGTTTTGCAACTGAGTGCTAATAATCTCAATGGCGTCATCCCATCCAAACTCTTCAATAACTCCATGATAAGAATAATATCGCTTACTTTAAATCAGCTCTCAGGTGGCCTCCCAGCAAACATAGGTCTTAACGTTCCAAACCTAGAATTCTTTCTTGTATCCACCAATAAGCTCGTGGCCGGGCCACTCCCTAACTTCTCCAATGCTTCCAAGCTCAGGGTCCTAGACATGGACACAAACTCATTTACCGGGTTTCTTCCTAGCACGCTCTGTTCCTTGGAAAACCTCGAGATTCTTTTCTTGTTCTGGAATCATTTGACGATTGATGCTTCTACTCTCTCTTGCTTGTTTAATCTTAGAAATTTGACAAAATTAGACTTGGGAGGTAATCCATTAAACACCACGATTCCAGCTTTTCGTGGGAATCTCTCTACGCCACTCACATATTTTGATTTAAGCATTTCCAACATAAGGGGTAACATTCCCGTTGATATTGCCAACTTGAGCAGCTTGATAGAACTACATCTGGAAATCAATCAGTTGAGTGGACTAATTCCAACATCAATACAGAGGCTAAAAAATCTCCAAGGTTTGTTTTTGTATGATAACAAACTGCAAGGACATATCCCGTATGAACTCTGTCAACTAAACAACCTAGCCGAGTTAGGTTTGAGTCATAATCGGCTCTCTGGTTCTATTCCTTCCTGCTTGGGTGCTTTGGCAGTAGCTCTAAGAAATCTATCGTTAGAGTCCAATTTGTTAACTTCAAGAATACCATCTTCCTTGTGGGAACTCAAGTATGTACTGCACCTAAACTTGTCATACAATTCTCTGGTTGGACCACTCTCAGAAGACATCGGAAAGTTGAAAGATGTGGTGGATATAGATTTATCAAATAACCACTTCTCCGGAAACATTCCCGGTAGCATTGGTGGCCTTCAAAATATGATTAATTTGTCCTTGGCAAACAATTATTTACAAGGCCCTATTCCCACTTCATTTAAAACCTTGCTAAGCCTAGAATTCTTGGATTTGTCCAACAACAATCTATCGGGAGTGATCCCAAAGTCATTGGAAGCACTCTTGTATCTCAAGCATCTGAATTTGTCTTTCAACAAACTCCAAGGAGAAATTCCAACCGGCGGGCCTTTCGGAAACTTCTTTGCTGATTCATTTGTATCCAACGGTGCGCTCTGCGGTGCTTCCCGACTCCATGTTCCCCTGTGCAAAAATATAACAAAAGTTAAGCCAAATTGGAGGAAAGCTAAATATATCATCTCAGGGGTCATACTAGTAATACTCCTAGCGGCCGCTGCATTGATTCTGATACTATGCAACAAAAGGAATGTCGAAGTTGTAAGAGAAACCGCCTCGCTACATCAAGTTCTTTGGAGAAGAGTTTCGCGCCTAGAACTTGTAGATGCGACAAATGGATTTCACGAGAGTAACTTACTAGGCACAGGGGGTTTTGGCTCAGTATACAGAGGAACACTTTCATACGGGATAGACATCGCCGTCAAGGTTTTCAATTTACAGGTAGAAGGGGCATTCAAAAGTTTTGATAGGGAATGTGAAATGCTAAGCAATATCCGTCACCGGAATCTTATTAAAATCATAAGTTGTTGCGATGAACTTGATTTCAAAGCCCTGATACTTCAATTGATGCCTAATGGAAGCCTCGAAAAGTGGTTGTATTCTCCAAACCGCTCCATGAATATCCTGCAGAGGCTGGACGTAATGAAAGATGTTGCATTGGCACTGGAATATCTTCATCATGGTTACTCGGTACCTATCGTTCATTGTGATGTGAAACCAAGCAATATACTACTAGATGATGATATGGTTGCACATGTTGCTGATTTTGGCATTGCAAGACTCATCGGCAGTGGTGATTCGATGACAGAAACAATGACCCTAGCCACAGTTGGATATATGGCTCCAG AGTTTGGGATGGAAGGAAGCGTTTCGACAAGAGGGGATGTGTATAGTTTTGGTATTGTACTCATGGAGACATTCACAAAAAGGAAGCCAACGGATGAGATGTTTGTTggggaaatgaatttaaagcaATGGATTGCAGATTCATTATTTGCAGATGCTACAATAGGTGAAGTTGTGGATGCCGATATACTTGGGGCGGAGGAAGATGGTGATTTCGTGAGCAGGAGGGATTGCTTATCATCCGTTATGAGATTAGCTTTAGCTTGCTCTGCAACATTGCCAGGAGAGAGGATTACTATGAAAGATGCCGCAATCACACTCACCAAAATCAAGACTAAGTACTTGAAGGACTGTGGAGGAGTGAACTCTTAG